In a genomic window of Streptomyces katrae:
- a CDS encoding DNA-directed RNA polymerase subunit beta', which produces MLDVNFFDELRIGLATADDIRTWSHGEVKKPETINYRTLKPEKDGLFCEKIFGPTRDWECYCGKYKRVRFKGIICERCGVEVTRAKVRRERMGHIELAAPVTHIWYFKGVPSRLGYLLDLAPKDLEKVIYFAAYMITFVDDERRQRDLPSLEAHVSVERQQIENRRDADLEGRAKKLESDLAELEAEGAKADVRRKVREGAEREMKQLRDRAQREIDRLDEVWNRFKNLKVQDLEGDELLYRELRDRFGTYFDGSMGAAALQKRLESFDLEEEAERLREIIRTGKGQKKTRALKRLKVVSAFLQTSNSPKGMVLDCVPVIPPDLRPMVQLDGGRFATSDLNDLYRRVINRNNRLKRLLDLGAPEIIVNNEKRMLQEAVDALFDNGRRGRPVTGPGNRPLKSLSDMLKGKQGRFRQNLLGKRVDYSARSVIVVGPQLKLHQCGLPKAMALELFKPFVMKRLVDLNHAQNIKSAKRMVERGRTVVYDVLEEVIAEHPVLLNRAPTLHRLGIQAFEPQLVEGKAIQIHPLVCTAFNADFDGDQMAVHLPLSAEAQAEARILMLSSNNILKPADGRPVTMPTQDMVLGLFFLTTDGELRDTKGEGRAFGSTAEAIMAFDAGELALQSSVDIRFPVGTIPPRGWVPPVAEEGEQEFQPGDSFRLKTTLGRALFNELLPEDYPFVDYSVGKKQLSEIVNDLAERYPKVIVAATLDNLKAAGFHWATRSGVTVAISDVVVPEAKKAIVAGYEAMDEKVQKQYERGLITKDERTQELIAIWTKATNEVAEAMNANFPKTNPIFMMVDSGARGNMMQMRQIAGMRGLVSNAKNETIPRPIKASFREGLSVLEYFISTHGARKGLADTALRTADSGYLTRRLVDVSQDVIIREEDCGTERGLKLKIGVKDEAGVLRKADDVETSVYARMLAEDVVIDGKVIAPANVDLGDVLIDALIANGVEEVKTRSVLTCESAVGTCAFCYGRSLATGKLVDIGEAVGIIAAQSIGEPGTQLTMRTFHTGGVAGDDITQGLPRVVELFEARTPKGVAPISEAAGRVRIEETEKTKKIVITPDDGSEETAFPISKRAKVIVHEGDHVEVGQKLTMGATNPHDVLRILGQRAVQVHLVGEVQKVYNSQGVSIHDKHIEIIIRQMLRRVTIIESGDAELLPGELVERSRFETENRRVVTEGGHPASGRPQLMGITKASLATESWLSAASFQETTRVLTDAAINAKSDSLIGLKENVIIGKLIPAGTGLSRYRNIRVEPTEEAKAAMYSAVGYDDIDYSPFGTGSGQAVPLEDYDYGPYNG; this is translated from the coding sequence GTGCTCGACGTCAACTTCTTCGACGAGCTGCGGATCGGCCTTGCCACCGCGGACGACATCCGAACCTGGTCGCACGGCGAGGTCAAGAAGCCGGAGACCATCAACTACCGCACCCTCAAGCCCGAGAAGGACGGACTCTTCTGCGAGAAGATCTTCGGCCCCACCCGGGACTGGGAGTGCTACTGCGGCAAGTACAAGCGTGTCCGCTTCAAGGGCATCATCTGTGAGCGCTGTGGCGTCGAGGTCACGCGCGCCAAGGTGCGCCGTGAGCGCATGGGCCACATCGAGCTTGCCGCTCCCGTCACCCACATCTGGTACTTCAAGGGCGTCCCGTCGCGCCTGGGCTACCTGCTGGACCTCGCGCCGAAGGACCTCGAGAAGGTCATCTACTTCGCCGCGTACATGATCACGTTCGTCGACGACGAGCGCCGTCAGCGCGACCTGCCGTCGCTGGAGGCCCACGTCTCCGTCGAGCGCCAGCAGATCGAGAACCGCCGCGACGCCGACCTCGAAGGCCGTGCCAAGAAGCTCGAGAGCGACCTGGCCGAGCTTGAGGCCGAGGGCGCCAAGGCCGACGTGCGCCGCAAGGTGCGCGAGGGTGCCGAGCGCGAGATGAAGCAGCTCCGCGACCGCGCCCAGCGCGAGATCGACCGCCTCGACGAGGTGTGGAACCGCTTCAAGAACCTCAAGGTCCAGGACCTGGAGGGCGACGAGCTCCTCTACCGCGAGCTGCGTGACCGCTTCGGCACGTACTTCGACGGCTCGATGGGTGCCGCGGCGCTGCAGAAGCGCCTGGAGTCCTTCGACCTGGAGGAGGAGGCCGAGCGCCTCCGCGAGATCATCCGTACCGGCAAGGGCCAGAAGAAGACCCGTGCGCTCAAGCGCCTCAAGGTCGTCTCCGCGTTCCTGCAGACCAGCAACAGCCCCAAGGGCATGGTTCTGGACTGCGTGCCGGTGATCCCGCCGGACCTGCGTCCGATGGTGCAGCTCGACGGTGGCCGCTTCGCGACCTCCGACCTCAACGACCTGTACCGCCGCGTCATCAACCGCAACAACCGCCTGAAGCGCCTTCTCGACCTCGGTGCCCCCGAGATCATCGTGAACAACGAGAAGCGCATGCTCCAGGAGGCCGTGGACGCGCTCTTCGACAACGGTCGTCGCGGCCGCCCGGTGACGGGCCCCGGCAACCGCCCGCTGAAGTCCCTCAGCGACATGCTGAAGGGCAAGCAGGGTCGATTCCGTCAGAACCTCCTCGGCAAGCGCGTGGACTACTCCGCGCGTTCCGTGATCGTCGTCGGTCCGCAGCTGAAGCTGCACCAGTGCGGTCTGCCCAAGGCCATGGCGCTGGAGCTCTTCAAGCCGTTCGTGATGAAGCGCCTGGTCGACCTGAACCACGCGCAGAACATCAAGTCGGCGAAGCGCATGGTCGAGCGCGGCCGCACGGTCGTGTACGACGTGCTCGAAGAGGTCATCGCCGAGCACCCGGTCCTGCTGAACCGTGCGCCCACGCTGCACCGTCTCGGCATCCAGGCCTTCGAGCCCCAGCTGGTCGAAGGCAAGGCCATCCAGATCCACCCGCTCGTCTGCACCGCGTTCAACGCGGACTTCGACGGTGACCAGATGGCCGTGCACCTGCCGCTCTCCGCGGAGGCGCAGGCCGAGGCCCGCATCCTGATGCTGTCCTCGAACAACATCCTCAAGCCGGCCGACGGCCGTCCGGTCACGATGCCGACGCAGGACATGGTCCTGGGTCTGTTCTTCCTGACCACCGACGGTGAGCTCCGTGACACCAAGGGCGAGGGCCGCGCGTTCGGCTCCACCGCCGAGGCGATCATGGCGTTCGACGCCGGCGAGCTCGCGCTGCAGTCGTCCGTCGACATCCGCTTCCCGGTGGGCACCATCCCGCCGCGCGGCTGGGTGCCGCCGGTCGCCGAAGAGGGCGAGCAGGAGTTCCAGCCGGGCGACAGCTTCCGTCTGAAGACCACCCTGGGCCGCGCGCTCTTCAACGAGCTGCTGCCCGAGGACTACCCGTTCGTCGACTACTCGGTGGGCAAGAAGCAGCTCTCCGAGATCGTCAACGACCTGGCGGAGCGCTACCCCAAGGTCATCGTGGCGGCGACGCTCGACAACCTGAAGGCGGCCGGCTTCCACTGGGCGACCCGTTCGGGCGTCACCGTGGCCATCTCCGACGTCGTCGTGCCCGAGGCCAAGAAGGCCATCGTCGCGGGCTACGAGGCGATGGACGAGAAGGTCCAGAAGCAGTACGAGCGCGGTCTGATCACCAAGGACGAGCGCACGCAGGAGCTCATCGCGATCTGGACCAAGGCGACCAACGAGGTTGCCGAGGCGATGAACGCGAACTTCCCCAAGACCAACCCCATCTTCATGATGGTTGACTCGGGTGCCCGAGGAAACATGATGCAGATGAGGCAGATCGCCGGTATGCGTGGTCTGGTGTCGAACGCGAAGAACGAGACCATCCCGCGTCCGATCAAGGCCTCGTTCCGTGAGGGCCTGTCCGTGCTGGAGTACTTCATCTCCACCCACGGTGCCCGTAAGGGTCTCGCGGACACCGCCCTGCGTACCGCCGACTCGGGTTACCTCACCCGTCGTCTGGTGGACGTCTCGCAGGACGTCATCATCCGCGAGGAGGACTGCGGCACCGAGCGCGGCCTCAAGCTCAAGATCGGTGTCAAGGACGAGGCGGGTGTCCTCCGCAAGGCGGACGACGTCGAGACCTCCGTGTACGCCCGCATGCTGGCCGAGGACGTCGTCATCGACGGCAAGGTCATCGCGCCGGCGAACGTGGACCTCGGTGACGTGCTCATCGACGCCCTCATCGCGAACGGCGTCGAGGAGGTCAAGACCCGCTCGGTCCTGACCTGTGAGTCCGCCGTCGGCACCTGTGCCTTCTGCTACGGCCGCTCGCTGGCCACCGGCAAGCTGGTCGACATCGGTGAGGCGGTCGGCATCATCGCCGCCCAGTCCATCGGTGAGCCCGGTACCCAGCTGACGATGCGTACCTTCCACACCGGTGGTGTGGCCGGTGACGACATCACGCAGGGTCTGCCGCGTGTCGTCGAGCTCTTCGAGGCCCGTACCCCGAAGGGTGTCGCCCCGATCTCCGAGGCCGCCGGCCGCGTGCGGATCGAGGAGACCGAGAAGACGAAGAAGATCGTCATCACGCCCGACGACGGCAGCGAGGAGACGGCGTTCCCGATCTCCAAGCGCGCCAAGGTCATCGTGCACGAGGGCGACCACGTCGAGGTGGGCCAGAAGCTCACCATGGGTGCCACCAACCCGCACGACGTGCTGCGCATCCTCGGCCAGCGTGCCGTCCAGGTCCACCTGGTCGGCGAAGTCCAGAAGGTCTACAACTCGCAGGGCGTGTCGATCCACGACAAGCACATCGAGATCATCATCCGGCAGATGCTCCGCCGCGTGACGATCATCGAGTCCGGCGACGCGGAGCTCCTCCCGGGCGAGCTCGTCGAGCGCTCCCGCTTCGAGACCGAGAACCGTCGTGTGGTCACCGAGGGCGGTCACCCCGCCTCCGGCCGTCCGCAGCTGATGGGTATCACCAAGGCCTCGCTGGCGACGGAGTCCTGGCTGTCGGCCGCCTCCTTCCAGGAGACGACCCGAGTCCTGACGGACGCGGCGATCAACGCCAAGTCCGACAGCCTCATCGGCCTCAAGGAGAACGTCATCATCGGTAAGCTCATCCCGGCCGGTACGGGCCTGTCCCGCTACCGCAACATCCGGGTCGAGCCGACCGAGGAAGCCAAGGCCGCGATGTACTCGGCCGTCGGCTACGACGACATCGACTACTCCCCCTTCGGCACCGGCTCCGGCCAGGCTGTCCCGCTGGAGGACTACGACTACGGCCCGTACAACGGCTAG